The Phoenix dactylifera cultivar Barhee BC4 chromosome 12, palm_55x_up_171113_PBpolish2nd_filt_p, whole genome shotgun sequence genome has a window encoding:
- the LOC113461011 gene encoding uncharacterized protein LOC113461011, producing MQMQMQQQVQATVRPAQSIESYYERFRRLNPPMFDGGADPLIAETWIREVEKMFKALQYPEEVKVRLAIPMLKGNAEFWWTAIEAALEGEDELLTWEEFKKMFYEQYFPESVRISKKNEFLSLRQTDDMTVLEYANKFTKLGRFCPQMIEVERSKANRFEQGLRDDIRSRLSVLIFTSYGEVLERALKVETDLKKSEKERGEQKRLEMSKNLRNRSRNFEGPPSKKKFKACDYCGKMHTGPCLKRMGACFICGQPGHIARDCPNKKKVESGPSRPADQKQKGAARVFALTRQDASASDSVVAGMIPINSVDASVLFDSGATHSFISSKFSASLHLMPDKLDEPLLVATPLKKTVVVDSVHKNCIV from the coding sequence ATGCAGATGCAGATGCAGCAGCAGGTGCAGGCCACTGTCCGACCTGCACAGTCCATTGAGTCCTATTATGAGCGATTCCGTAGGCTCAACCCACCTATGTTTGACGGTGGAGCTGACCCTCTGATTGCTGAGACCTGGATTCGGGAGGTGGAGAAGATGTTCAAAGCCTTGCAATATCCTGAAGAAGTAAAGGTCAGATTGGCTATTCCTATGCTGAAGGGGAATGCAGAGTTCTGGTGGACGGCTATTGAAGCTGCACTCGAGGGTGAGGATGAGCTACTGACATGGGAGGAATTCAAGAAGATGTTTTATGAGCAGTATTTTCCTGAGTCAGTTAGAATATCTAAAAAAAATGAGTTTTTATCTCTGAGGCAGACAGATGATATGACTGTGCTAGAATATGCCAACAAATTTACTAAGCTGGGTCGGTTTTGTCCTCAAATGATAGAGGTTGAGAGAAGCAAGGCTAACAGATTTGAGCAGGGCTTGAGGGACGACATTCGATCCCGGTTGTCAGTTCTGATTTTCACCAGCTATGGAGAGGTCCTGGAGAGAGCATTGAAGGTAGAAACAGATCTGAAGAAATCAGAGAAGGAAAGAGGTGAACAGAAAAGGCTCGAGATGTCAAAAAATCTGAGGAACCGGTCAAGGAACTTTGAAGGCCCTCCTAGCAAGAAGAAATTTAAAGCTTGTGATTACTGTGGTAAAATGCATACTGGTCCTTGCTTGAAGAGGATGGGAGCTTGTTTTATATGTGGGCAGCCAGGACACATAGCCAGAGATTGCCCAAACAAAAAGAAGGTTGAATCTGGACCTTCTAGACCAGCTGATCAGAAGCAGAAAGGAGCTGCACGGGTGTTCGCACTGACACGACAGGATGCTAGTGCCAGTGACAGTGTTGTGGCAGGTATGATTCCCATCAACTCTGTTGATGCTTCAGTACTATTTGATTCTGGCGCTACACATTCCTTTATATCCTCCAAGTTCTCTGCATCCTTGCACCTTATGCCTGATAAGTTAGATGAGCCTTTACTTGTTGCTACTCCTCTTAAGAAGACAGTAGTGGTTGATTCTGTTCATAAAAACTGCATAGTTTAG